From a region of the Halolamina sp. CBA1230 genome:
- a CDS encoding IMP cyclohydrolase, translating into MYVGRFLVAAPGLAAYRVSSRSFPNRKVIERDAGLTVVPTDDAEPTDNPYVSYNCVRRVERDGDAMAAVGNGSHVDPVAEKLELGYPPRDALATALFALDFEKDDYDTPRIAAVVGEETASVGTVRRDALLVREVTEPTLVATYEKDDPEPFALEADGATAAARELYDHAFEHAVCAAGVSVDGGVETAIHNGE; encoded by the coding sequence ATGTACGTCGGTCGCTTCCTCGTCGCCGCGCCAGGACTGGCAGCCTACCGCGTCTCCTCGCGCTCGTTCCCGAACCGGAAGGTGATCGAGCGCGACGCAGGGCTCACCGTCGTCCCGACCGACGACGCCGAGCCCACGGACAACCCCTACGTCTCCTACAACTGCGTCCGGCGCGTCGAACGCGACGGCGACGCGATGGCCGCGGTCGGCAACGGCTCCCACGTCGACCCGGTCGCGGAGAAACTCGAACTCGGCTACCCGCCCCGCGACGCGCTCGCGACCGCGCTGTTCGCGCTGGACTTCGAGAAGGACGACTACGACACGCCCCGTATCGCCGCGGTCGTGGGGGAAGAGACCGCGTCCGTCGGCACGGTGCGTCGGGACGCACTGCTCGTCCGCGAGGTCACGGAGCCGACGCTGGTCGCCACCTACGAGAAGGACGACCCCGAGCCGTTCGCGCTCGAGGCCGACGGGGCCACCGCGGCGGCCCGGGAGCTGTACGACCACGCGTTCGAACACGCCGTCTGTGCTGCGGGGGTGTCCGTCGACGGCGGCGTCGAGACGGCGATCCACAACGGCGAGTAG
- a CDS encoding homing endonuclease associated repeat-containing protein, which translates to MASEQDCIDALREAARELGASPTKAEYEQLGLTPASATIIRTIGGWNDAKEQAGLATNVSTGSRVGPPPEGVDDDVRERWAELSVDQRWHYRNREWNTERTLNRRAELQSWVDERSADAGCARCGESAPACLDFHHRDPGEKSRSVSRLIVDGVSRERLREEMEKCTVLCANCHRKEHDEEP; encoded by the coding sequence GTGGCGAGCGAACAGGACTGCATCGACGCGCTCCGCGAAGCCGCGCGGGAACTGGGCGCGTCGCCGACGAAAGCCGAGTACGAGCAACTCGGGCTGACGCCGGCCTCGGCGACGATCATCCGGACGATCGGCGGCTGGAACGACGCGAAAGAGCAGGCGGGGCTGGCGACCAACGTCTCGACCGGGAGCCGAGTCGGGCCGCCGCCGGAAGGCGTCGACGACGACGTTCGCGAGCGGTGGGCGGAGCTGTCGGTCGACCAGCGCTGGCACTACCGGAACCGGGAGTGGAACACCGAGCGGACGCTGAACCGCCGGGCGGAGCTCCAGTCGTGGGTGGACGAGCGGAGCGCCGACGCCGGGTGTGCTCGGTGCGGCGAGTCCGCCCCCGCCTGTCTCGATTTCCACCATCGCGATCCCGGCGAGAAATCGAGGAGTGTCAGTCGGCTGATCGTCGACGGCGTCTCACGGGAACGGCTCCGGGAGGAGATGGAGAAGTGTACGGTGCTCTGTGCGAACTGCCACCGGAAGGAACACGACGAAGAGCCGTGA
- a CDS encoding metallophosphoesterase, protein MKLGVISDIHGNLPALETVLEDMPSVDGLVCAGDVVGYNPWPAECVEIVREREIPTVQGNHDRAVASDDVAGFNGMAKAGVDYAREQLDADAIDWLDALPVERHVVDDRVKIVHGHPDDPDHYTYPREFAAGLLDEEELLIMGHTHVQHHAVFGDGIVLNPGSVGQPRDRDPDAAYAVVDLDDQSVEEHRVSYDIDRVVDAVAGTDLPSEIGERLREGR, encoded by the coding sequence ATGAAACTCGGCGTCATCTCGGACATCCACGGCAATCTGCCCGCGCTAGAGACGGTGCTCGAGGACATGCCGTCGGTCGACGGGCTGGTCTGTGCCGGCGACGTCGTCGGCTACAACCCCTGGCCCGCCGAGTGTGTCGAGATCGTCCGCGAGCGGGAGATCCCGACCGTACAGGGGAACCACGACCGCGCGGTCGCCAGCGACGACGTCGCCGGCTTCAACGGGATGGCGAAAGCCGGCGTCGACTACGCCCGCGAGCAGCTCGACGCCGATGCGATCGACTGGCTGGACGCGCTCCCGGTCGAGCGCCACGTCGTCGACGATCGGGTGAAGATCGTCCACGGCCACCCGGACGATCCGGACCACTACACCTACCCGCGAGAGTTCGCCGCCGGCCTGCTCGACGAAGAGGAACTGCTGATCATGGGCCACACGCACGTCCAGCACCACGCCGTGTTCGGTGACGGGATCGTGCTGAACCCCGGCAGCGTCGGCCAGCCGCGTGACCGCGACCCCGACGCGGCGTACGCGGTCGTCGACCTCGACGACCAGTCGGTCGAGGAGCACCGCGTGAGCTACGATATCGACCGGGTCGTCGACGCCGTCGCGGGGACGGACCTCCCGTCCGAGATCGGCGAACGGCTCCGTGAGGGCCGATAG
- a CDS encoding ribonucleotide-diphosphate reductase subunit beta — MPISYLTDGDTHDPNKILPVDYEWAREYYEAGVDNNWVPQEIPMGNDVKQWNGDELTDAERQLVEWNLGFFSTAESLTANNIVLAVYDHVTAPECRQYLLRQAYEEAIHTDTFIYCCDSLGFDPEYLYGMYDRIPAIEAKDEFVVDLTRVVDDPEFTIDDEDDVRAFLRDLIGFYVIMEGIFFYAGFAMMLGLKRQGKMEGIGEQFEYIMRDESLHLGFGIELINAIRAETDAWTDEFEDEIRELILDAVDLEQQYAREACPEEILGMGPEQFAEYVEYVADRRLTQLGMDEAYGTENPFPWLSEAADLNREKNFFETQVTEYRSGGSLEW, encoded by the coding sequence ATGCCGATCAGCTACCTCACCGACGGCGACACGCACGACCCGAACAAGATCCTCCCCGTCGACTACGAGTGGGCCCGCGAGTACTACGAGGCCGGCGTCGACAACAACTGGGTCCCCCAGGAGATCCCGATGGGCAACGACGTGAAGCAGTGGAACGGCGACGAGCTCACCGACGCCGAGCGACAGCTGGTCGAGTGGAACCTCGGCTTCTTCTCGACGGCGGAGTCGCTGACCGCGAACAACATCGTGCTCGCGGTGTACGACCACGTCACGGCGCCGGAGTGCCGGCAGTACCTCCTGCGGCAGGCGTACGAGGAGGCGATCCACACGGACACGTTCATCTACTGCTGTGACTCGCTGGGGTTCGACCCCGAGTACCTCTACGGGATGTACGACCGTATCCCCGCGATCGAGGCCAAAGACGAGTTCGTCGTCGACCTCACCAGGGTCGTCGACGACCCCGAGTTCACCATCGACGACGAGGACGACGTGCGGGCGTTCCTCCGTGACTTGATCGGCTTCTACGTGATCATGGAGGGGATCTTCTTCTACGCCGGGTTCGCGATGATGCTCGGCCTCAAGCGACAGGGGAAGATGGAGGGCATCGGCGAGCAGTTCGAGTACATCATGCGCGACGAGTCGCTGCATCTCGGCTTCGGCATCGAACTGATCAACGCGATCCGGGCCGAGACCGATGCCTGGACCGACGAGTTCGAGGATGAGATCCGCGAGCTCATCCTCGACGCCGTCGACCTCGAACAGCAGTACGCCCGCGAGGCCTGCCCGGAAGAAATCCTCGGCATGGGGCCGGAACAGTTCGCTGAGTACGTCGAGTACGTCGCGGACCGCCGGCTGACCCAGCTCGGGATGGACGAGGCGTACGGCACCGAGAACCCGTTCCCGTGGCTCTCGGAGGCCGCCGACCTCAACCGCGAGAAGAACTTCTTCGAGACGCAGGTGACGGAGTACCGATCCGGGGGGTCGCTGGAGTGGTGA
- a CDS encoding acyl-CoA thioesterase: MPDATNNLGRALGGWVLHRMDLGGVVAARRFARSQVVTASIERVDFHAPIDLGDIAVLTAYVYDTGETSMQVRVDVTAERPSEGVERETASSHLTFVAIDDEESVQPVPDLAVETDEERQLRAAALDAEEPPVP; the protein is encoded by the coding sequence ATGCCCGACGCGACTAACAACCTCGGGCGGGCGCTGGGTGGCTGGGTGCTCCACCGCATGGACCTCGGCGGCGTGGTCGCGGCCCGGCGCTTTGCGCGCTCGCAGGTCGTCACCGCCAGCATCGAGCGCGTCGACTTCCACGCGCCGATCGACCTCGGCGACATCGCCGTGCTGACCGCCTACGTGTACGACACGGGCGAGACGAGCATGCAGGTCCGCGTCGACGTGACCGCCGAGCGACCCAGCGAGGGCGTCGAGCGCGAGACCGCCTCCTCACACCTCACGTTCGTCGCCATCGACGACGAGGAGTCGGTCCAGCCCGTGCCTGACCTCGCAGTCGAGACCGACGAGGAACGGCAGCTGCGGGCGGCGGCGCTGGACGCCGAGGAGCCGCCGGTGCCGTAG
- a CDS encoding DoxX family protein — translation MATREVTLRSTVAGFTAEGKLHTLSVWFILALRLMMGLAFLQSGVDKVLSGSFSAAGYLQNAPRANGSPVAGLFEAMGSSPLFVDFVNVAVPWGEVLIGLGLLVGGLTRLAAFWGALMMLLFYLGNWEISHGYINGDFAYMLTFLAVAAFGAGRILGLDQYIEQYEIDGQPLVERYPWMRYFLG, via the coding sequence ATGGCAACGAGAGAGGTCACACTCAGAAGTACAGTGGCAGGGTTCACCGCGGAGGGGAAGCTCCACACGCTCAGCGTCTGGTTCATCCTCGCGCTGCGGCTGATGATGGGGCTGGCGTTCCTCCAGAGCGGTGTGGACAAAGTGCTCTCGGGGAGCTTCTCGGCGGCGGGCTACCTCCAGAACGCGCCGCGGGCGAACGGCAGCCCCGTCGCCGGGCTGTTCGAGGCGATGGGGTCGTCGCCGTTGTTCGTCGACTTCGTGAACGTCGCCGTTCCCTGGGGGGAGGTGCTGATCGGGCTGGGTCTGCTCGTCGGCGGCCTCACCCGACTGGCCGCGTTCTGGGGCGCGCTCATGATGCTGCTGTTCTACCTGGGTAACTGGGAGATCTCCCACGGCTACATCAACGGCGACTTCGCGTACATGCTCACGTTCCTCGCCGTCGCCGCCTTCGGCGCGGGCAGGATCCTCGGGCTCGATCAGTACATCGAGCAGTACGAGATCGACGGCCAGCCGCTCGTCGAACGCTACCCGTGGATGCGGTACTTCCTGGGGTAG
- a CDS encoding ribonucleoside-diphosphate reductase subunit alpha produces the protein MTQATPPTTDRIEDRLAAATADFDLASDREELARAAERDSYEDADADEIDEALIGVLTARTERDPAHDDAAARVARWRHARNVTGTDGPLSGETYRASFVEAIESGVERDLLDDRMAEYDLESLSHALVPERDEEFGYMAVSTLVQRYFLRTVEEDEPLELPQAFWMRVAMGVALAEDPEDREARAVEFYDALSTLRFVHSTPTLFHAGTTHPQLSSCYLTTVQDDLEDIFDSYKAHAKLSKWSGGLGNDWTNVRAEGSLIESTGVESTGVIPFLNISDDVTGAINRSGKRRGAACAYLAAWHLDFPAFLDLKRNTGDERRRTHEMNTAAWVPDLFMKRVRAGEQWTLFSPDEVPELHEATGQEFEELYERYEQAADDGELRQYERVEAAELWRTMLTRLFETGHPWITFKDPCNVRSPQDHYGTINSSNLCTEITLNTSQDETAVCNLGSVNLAKHVDGEELDREALSDTVETAMRMLDNVVDLNFYPTDRAERANTRHRPVGLGVMGFHEMLTERGVGMASDEALEVADRTMEQVAYHAILNSSRLAKERGTYDSYEGSKWDRGLLPQDTVELLEEERGEPVDVDPEERLDWGEVRDHVAEHGMRNSNTTAVAPTATISTIAGTTPSIEPRYSNLYVKSNMSGEFTVVNEHLVEELDDLGLWTDEMLDRIKYHDGAIQEIESIPPALRERHRGAFEIDPRHQLELTARRAIWVDQSQSHNVFFPSTDGTLLDDVYQRAWELGLKTTYYLRTLGASQFEKSTLDMDEYGRTQRRDADGDAGDDATDEQGEAAADGGRTSPPSDGADGGDACDASDDSELPSVEDPTCEACQ, from the coding sequence ATGACTCAGGCAACCCCACCGACGACCGACCGAATCGAGGACCGACTCGCCGCGGCGACGGCGGATTTCGACCTCGCGAGCGACCGCGAGGAGCTCGCCCGCGCCGCCGAGCGCGACAGCTACGAGGACGCCGACGCTGACGAGATCGACGAGGCGCTGATCGGCGTGCTGACCGCGCGCACCGAGCGCGACCCCGCGCACGACGACGCGGCCGCACGGGTCGCGCGCTGGCGCCACGCCCGCAACGTGACCGGCACCGACGGCCCGCTCTCGGGCGAGACGTACCGCGCGTCGTTCGTGGAGGCGATCGAGAGCGGCGTCGAGCGCGACCTGCTCGACGACCGAATGGCCGAGTACGACCTTGAGTCGCTCTCGCACGCGCTCGTGCCAGAGCGCGACGAGGAGTTCGGCTACATGGCCGTCTCGACGCTGGTGCAGCGCTACTTCCTCCGGACCGTCGAGGAGGACGAGCCACTGGAACTCCCGCAGGCGTTCTGGATGCGCGTGGCGATGGGCGTCGCGCTCGCGGAGGACCCGGAGGACCGCGAGGCCCGCGCCGTCGAGTTCTACGACGCGCTGTCGACGCTGCGGTTCGTCCACTCGACGCCGACGCTGTTCCACGCCGGCACCACCCACCCACAGCTCTCCTCCTGCTACCTCACGACGGTGCAGGACGATCTGGAGGACATATTCGACTCCTACAAGGCCCACGCGAAGCTCTCGAAGTGGTCCGGCGGGCTCGGCAACGACTGGACGAACGTCCGCGCCGAGGGCTCGCTGATCGAGTCCACCGGCGTCGAGTCGACGGGCGTGATCCCGTTCCTCAACATCTCCGACGACGTGACCGGCGCGATCAATCGCTCCGGGAAGCGCCGCGGGGCGGCCTGTGCGTACCTCGCGGCGTGGCATCTGGACTTCCCGGCGTTCCTCGACCTGAAGCGCAACACTGGCGACGAGCGCCGGCGCACCCACGAGATGAACACTGCGGCGTGGGTGCCGGACCTGTTCATGAAACGGGTCCGCGCCGGCGAGCAGTGGACGCTGTTCTCGCCGGACGAGGTCCCGGAGCTCCACGAGGCGACGGGCCAGGAGTTCGAGGAGCTGTACGAGCGGTACGAGCAGGCCGCGGACGACGGCGAGCTCCGGCAGTACGAGCGCGTCGAGGCTGCGGAGCTGTGGCGCACGATGCTCACCCGGCTGTTCGAGACGGGCCACCCGTGGATCACGTTCAAGGACCCCTGTAACGTCCGCTCGCCGCAGGACCACTACGGGACGATCAACAGCTCGAACCTCTGTACGGAGATCACCCTCAACACCTCGCAGGACGAAACTGCGGTCTGTAACCTCGGCTCGGTCAACCTCGCGAAGCACGTCGACGGCGAGGAACTGGATCGCGAGGCGCTTTCTGACACCGTCGAGACGGCGATGCGGATGCTCGACAACGTCGTCGACCTGAACTTCTACCCCACCGACCGCGCCGAGCGCGCGAACACCCGGCACCGCCCCGTGGGCCTCGGCGTGATGGGGTTCCACGAGATGCTGACCGAACGCGGCGTCGGGATGGCCAGCGACGAGGCGCTGGAGGTGGCCGACCGGACGATGGAACAGGTCGCCTACCACGCGATCCTCAATTCGTCGCGGCTGGCGAAGGAGCGCGGCACGTACGACTCCTACGAGGGGTCGAAGTGGGATCGCGGGCTGCTCCCGCAGGACACCGTCGAACTGCTGGAGGAGGAGCGCGGCGAGCCCGTCGACGTGGACCCCGAGGAGCGCCTCGACTGGGGCGAAGTGCGCGACCACGTCGCCGAACACGGGATGCGCAACTCCAACACCACCGCGGTCGCGCCGACGGCGACCATCTCCACCATCGCGGGCACCACACCCTCGATCGAGCCGCGGTACTCGAACCTCTACGTGAAGTCGAACATGAGCGGCGAGTTCACCGTCGTCAACGAGCATCTGGTCGAGGAACTGGACGACTTGGGGCTCTGGACCGACGAGATGCTGGACCGGATCAAGTACCACGACGGCGCGATCCAGGAGATCGAGTCGATCCCGCCCGCGCTGCGGGAGCGCCACCGCGGCGCCTTCGAGATCGACCCGCGCCACCAGCTGGAACTCACCGCCCGGCGGGCGATCTGGGTCGACCAGTCCCAGAGCCACAACGTGTTCTTCCCCTCCACGGACGGCACGCTGCTCGACGACGTGTACCAGCGCGCGTGGGAGCTCGGGCTGAAGACGACGTACTACCTGCGCACGCTCGGCGCCAGCCAGTTCGAGAAGTCGACGCTGGACATGGACGAGTACGGGCGGACACAGCGCCGGGACGCGGACGGCGATGCGGGCGACGACGCGACTGACGAACAGGGCGAGGCGGCCGCCGACGGCGGCCGGACGTCGCCGCCGTCCGATGGAGCCGACGGCGGCGACGCCTGCGACGCGAGCGACGACTCGGAGCTCCCGAGCGTCGAGGACCCCACCTGCGAGGCCTGTCAGTAA
- the cgi121 gene encoding KEOPS complex subunit Cgi121: MRLLDGTVTVDDLDSFLATLDDVAEATGTTVQAFDADYVVSEAHLRRALDRADRAIARGENVARERAVEVLCYAAGRRQINRALEMGVAEGENRVVVLVDSPAGDAEAEADAIEMLREHVDEASVLGEYDEVTVRAFFDVSDAELDAVDGGLADLVLERVALLDVEK, encoded by the coding sequence ATGCGGCTGCTCGACGGGACGGTCACGGTCGACGACCTCGATTCGTTCCTCGCGACGCTCGACGACGTGGCCGAAGCGACCGGGACGACCGTCCAGGCGTTCGACGCCGACTACGTCGTCTCCGAGGCACATCTCCGACGTGCGCTCGACCGCGCCGACCGTGCGATCGCCCGCGGCGAGAACGTCGCTCGGGAGCGCGCGGTCGAGGTGCTCTGCTACGCGGCTGGGCGCCGACAGATCAACCGCGCGCTGGAGATGGGTGTCGCCGAGGGCGAGAACCGCGTCGTCGTGCTCGTGGACTCGCCGGCCGGCGACGCCGAGGCCGAGGCGGACGCGATCGAGATGCTCCGGGAGCACGTCGACGAGGCGTCGGTGCTGGGCGAGTACGACGAGGTGACCGTTCGGGCGTTCTTCGACGTCTCGGACGCCGAACTCGACGCCGTCGACGGCGGGCTGGCGGACCTGGTGCTGGAGCGCGTGGCGCTGCTGGACGTCGAGAAGTAG